One stretch of Armigeres subalbatus isolate Guangzhou_Male chromosome 2, GZ_Asu_2, whole genome shotgun sequence DNA includes these proteins:
- the LOC134208839 gene encoding uncharacterized protein LOC134208839 — protein MQHADALSRSNINLLVEDECTSNIFEESLCVAQHQDPDVKKIKEAVECQQMKDYEVRNAVVYKVIGSKSLVYVPERMVQSVINKFHNQMGHFGVDKVCELIKRAYWFPRMRERVQEHAKSCVTCIAYNPRNKKYDGNLYEVDKPRIPFEVVHVDHLGPLERTKDHGIKHVKVATACPKSNGQVERYNNTLVPLLGKMVEESGKSWDTVLTDVEFLLNNTVNRSTGKTASTLLFGVNQRRRIDCDLTQYLQDQNDNYDRDLGSLREAASESMRKQQQYNKHMYDSHCKKNINYQTGDLVMLRRTNVVGERSKLKPKFRGPYIIKKVLDNNRYVVADLDNYQVSNNRFEGIFDPLNMRLYQKAEKQPDVDSDSEIEYEDIEYLEDEED, from the exons ATGCAACATGCAGATGCTCTATCACGGTCGAATATCAATTTGTTAGTAGAAGATGAGTGTACTTCGAATATCTTTGAAGAGTCATTATGCGTTGCTCAGCATCAAGATCCGGATGTGAAAAAGATTAAAGAAGCCGTTGAATGTCAACAGATGAAGGATTACGAAGTAAGAAATGCGGTGGTGTACAAAGTAATTGGCAGCAAGTCATTAGTATATGTTCCGGAGCGAATGGTGCAATCGGTTATTAATAAGTTCCATAACCAGATGGGCCACTTTGGTGTAGACAAGGTGTGTGAGCTGATCAAAAGAGCGTACTGGTTTCCACGCATGCGTGAACGAGTGCAGGAGCATGCAAAGTCTTGTGTCACATGTATTGCGTACAATCCCAGAAATAAAAAGTACGATGGTAATCTTTATGAGGTGGATAAGCCCAGGATACCGTTTGAGGTTGTGCACGTTGATCATCTTGGGCCCTTAGAGCGGACTAAGG ATCATGGTATTAAACACGTAAAAGTTGCAACAGCATGCCCCAAGTCCAATGGGCAAGTTGAGCGGTACAACAATACGTTGGTACCACTACTTGGCAAAATGGTTGAAGAATCGGGAAAAAGTTGGGATACCGTTCTCACCGATGTAGAGTTTTTGTTGAATAACACGGTGAATCGCTCTACTGGAAAGACGGCTTCTACTCTTTTGTTCGGTGTTAATCAGAGGAGACGAATCGATTGTGATCTAACCCAATATTTGCAGGATCAGAACGACAACTACGATAGAGATTTGGGTAGTCTTCGAGAGGCAGCTAGCGAAAGTATGCGGAAACAGCAGCAATATAACAAACACATGTACGACAGTCATTGCAAGAAGAATATCAACTATCAGACAGGAGATTTGGTAATGCTACGGAGGACAAATGTGGTAGGAGAGAGAAGTAAACTGAAGCCAAAGTTTCGCGGTCCCTATATCATTAAGAAAGTGCTCGATAATAACCGTTATGTGGTAGCTGACTTAGATAATTACCAAGTATCAAACAATCGTTTCGAAGGGATTTTTGACCCTTTAAATATGCGGCTCTATCAAAAAGCGGAAAAACAACCAGATGTTGATTCAGATTCAGAAATCGAATACGAGGATATAGAGTATTTGGAAGATGAGGAAGATTAG
- the LOC134208840 gene encoding uncharacterized protein LOC134208840, which produces MENERRALELQKILHKKRLEHQKALFLMRQQAEQEQREMDLEYEKEQMELQAAKVEAHQKKKRDEVWKEVRGKLEKMNIDPVKKYVERQYKTEGALGGEDERIKGEKKERSRDAISETRDREIEKLEKRKSGRSDREKEELSNKREDFRGAFRKYSTPKASDVAPLIYRRRKDSSIAKSSSVSEYSGESEEVEEDSSSEEEENFEKAPKETYHRPSKAQLSARQFLSKKLPTFTGRLEEWPMFISAYETSNAACGFSNVENLARLQECLKGQALEAVRSRLLLPSAVPHIIKTLRMLYGRPDQLLNMLLVNVRKAPSPRADKLASYIKFGVVVQQLTDHLEATGLTAHLVNPMLIQELTEKLPANTQLEWVRYRRKSKIVTLRTLSNFLSRIVNDASEITPYSETATVAVDQAFRRKKERREQEGFLHTHSSDTSDQASLSTNVQQREKKPCRICGRCDHRIRNCEAFKRLRLPERWEAVRKWKLCYLCLNEHGSARCKLNFRCNVNRCNERHNPLLHIDQTVSTNCNIHSLQRQSRSWTKGRLTLVEKSLVHALHAKGVTQPLRVTWTAGVTRIEKDSQRVELNISARGSSQRFRIMAAHTVDNLKLPQQTVTMSNVINDHSHLRGLPVADNYRGAPQILIGLKDIHLYAPLESRIGKPDEPIAVRSKLGWTIYGPSSASGSDSGVIGHHHCEAVSNQELHDLLRSHFKLEESVISVALLPESDEDKRAKDILNKTTVRVGDRFETGMLWKEEQVRFPTATRWPTQQELEEFEPQEVCYLPLSVVVHPKKPGKVRLVWDASAVVNGVSFNSKLLKGPDMLTPLPNVLAKFRERMVGFGGDIKEMYLQVRVCKADKRARFVFRESPSKVVKVYVIDVTLFGATSSPCTAQFVKNRNAQEYAVQFPEAARAIVENHYVDDYFDSVDTIEESVKRTQEVKYVHAKGGF; this is translated from the exons ATGGAGAATGAGAGACGGGCATTGGAACTTCAGAAGATACTCCATAAGAAGCGACTGGAGCACCAAAAGGCATTGTTTTTAATGCGCCAACAAGCCGAACAGGAACAGCGGGAAATGGATTTGGAGTACGAAAAGGAGCAGATGGAGCTACAAGCGGCCAAGGTAGAAGcgcaccagaaaaaaaaacgtgaTGAAGTGTGGAAGGAAGTTCGCGGGAAGCTGGAGAAAATGAATATTGATCCGGTCAAGAAATATGTAGAAAGGCAGTATAAAACCGAAGGAGCTTTAGGGGGCGAAGATGAAAGAATAAAAGGCGAGAAGAAGGAAAGGTCGAGGGACGCGATTTCGGAGACAAGAGATCGGGAGATCGAGAAACTCGAGAAACGAAAGTCGGGTAGATCAGACCGAGAAaaagaagagctgtcgaacAAACGCGAGGATTTTAGAGGAGCCTTCAGAAAGTACTCTACACCGAAAGCATCAGACGTGGCTCCACTG ATCTACCGAAGAAGAAAAGACTCGTCAATTGCAAAGAGCAGCAGCGTCAGCGAATACTCTGGTGAAtcagaagaagtagaagaagataGCTCGTCGGAAGAGGAAGAGAATTTCGAAAAGGCTCCAAAGGAAACTTATCATAGACCAAGTAAAGCTCAACTATCAGCTAGACAATTTCTGTCGAAAAAACTCCCGACATTCACTGGACGGCTCGAAGAATGGCCAATGTTTATAAGTGCCTACGAGACATCCAATGCAGCGTGTGGGTTTTCCAATGTCGAAAATCTTGCTCGACTTCAGGAGTGCTTAAAAGGGCAAGCACTGGAGGCGGTTCGAAGCAGGCTACTACTTCCTAGTGCAGTTCCGCATATTATCAAAACATTGCGAATGCTGTACGGTAGACCTGATCAGTTGCTCAACATGCTACTAGTGAACGTTCGGAAGGCACCTTCCCCGAGAGCTGACAAACTGGCATCATATATCAAGTTCGGCGTCGTCGTTCAGCAACTCACCGATCACTTGGAGGCGACCGGTCTAACTGCACATCTCGTAAATCCAATGCTGATCCAGGAGCTGACAGAAAAACTGCCGGCCAATACGCAATTGGAGTGGGTGCGGTATAGGAGGAAATCCAAGATCGTAACGCTGCGGACTTTGTCCAATTTTCTATCACGAATCGTCAATGATGCTAGCGAGATTACACCGTACAGCGAGACTGCAACCGTCGCCGTCGATCAAGCAtttcggaggaaaaaggaaagaaggGAACAGGAGGGATTCTTGCACACGCATAGTTCCGACACGAGCGACCAAgcaagtttgtcaacaaatgtccAGCAAAGGGAAAAAAAGCCATGTCGAATTTGTGGTCGCTGCGATCACCGGATTCGAAACTGCGAAGCCTTCAAAAGACTCAGGCTGCCGGAAAGATGGGAAGCGGTACGAAAGTGGAAGTTGTGTTATCTCTGTCTCAACGAACACGGAAGTGCCCGATGCAAGTTGAATTTCCGATGCAACGTGAATCGTTGCAATGAACGTCACAACCCGCTGCTGCACATCGACCAAACGGTCAGCACAAACTGTAACATTCACTCGCTTCAACGACAATCG CGTTCTTGGACGAAGGGTCGTCTTACGTTGGTGGAAAAGTCGCTGGTGCACGCACTGCACGCCAAGGGTGTGACGCAGCCACTTCGAGTAACCTGGACAGCAGGAGTGACGAGAATAGAGAAGGACTCACAACGAGTGGAGTTGAACATATCGGCAAGAGGCTCATCGCAGCGTTTCCGTATTATGGCTGCTCATACAGTAGACAACCTGAAGCTACCGCAACAGACTGTCACGATGTCCAACGTAATCAATGACCACTCTCATTTGCGAGGATTGCCGGTCGCAGATAATTATCGAGGAGCGCCGCAAATCCTCATTGGACTGAAGGACATTCACCTTTATGCACCTCTCGAATCCAGGATTGGCAAACCAGATGAACCGATTGCTGTGCGATCAAAACTTGGGTGGACAATTTACGGTCCTTCCTCTGCAAGCGGATCTGACTCTGGAGTAATTGGACACCATCACTGCGAAGCCGTTTCGAATCAAGAGCTGCATGATCTACTGCGAAGTCATTTCAAGCTAGAAGAGTCGGTGATTTCCGTAGCACTGCTACCGGAATCTGACGAAGACAAGCGAGCGAAGGATATCCTCAACAAAACGACTGTACGTGTTGGCGACCGTTTCGAGACGGGAATGTTGTGGAAAGAGGAGCAAGTGCGATTTCCGACAGCTACCCGATGGC CAACGCAGCAAGAGTTGGAGGAGTTCGAACCTCAAGAAGTGTGCTACTTGCCGCTAAGCGTGGTAGTGCACCCGAAGAAGCCGGGAAAGGTTCGTTTAGTGTGGGACGCGTCGGCCGTGGTAAATGGAGTGTCGTTTAACTCGAAGCTACTGAAGGGACCAGACATGTTAACTCCGCTTCCAAACGTGTTAGCAAAATTTCGAGAGCGAATGGTAGGATTCGGTGGCGACATTAAAGAGATGTATCTTCAAGTGCGTGTATGTAAGGCAGATAAGCGAGCGCGGTTTGTTTTCCGAGAAAGTCCATCGAAAGTAGTAAAGGTTTACGTTATAGACGTAACGTTGTTCGGAGCAACCAGCTCCCCTTGTACAGCTCAATTCGTTAAGAATCGTAACGCGCAAGAGTATGCGGTGCAATTTCCAGAAGCAGCCAGAGCGATAGTAGAGAACCACTACGTGGATGACTATTTTGATAGTGTGGACACGATTGAAGAATCGGTGAAGCGGACTCAAGAAGTGAAGTATGTTCATGCAAAAGGTGGATTCTAG